In one Natator depressus isolate rNatDep1 chromosome 26, rNatDep2.hap1, whole genome shotgun sequence genomic region, the following are encoded:
- the TCF7L1 gene encoding transcription factor 7-like 1 isoform X6 — MKWPLLDVPAGATLKDSRSPSPAHLSNKVPVVQHAHHMHPLTPLITYSSDHFSPGSPPSHLSPEIDPKTGIPRPPHPSELSPYYPLSPGAVGQIPHALGWLVPQQGQPVYSIPPGGFRHPYPALAMNASMSSLMSSRFSPHMVPPPAHGLHPSGIPHPTIVSPIVKQEPTQASMSPGGNLALGVWRALQRDTTARRAARGSSSAAWQQWALQVLTGPCDGSRKSPGSVKKEEEKKPHIKKPLNAFMLYMKEMRAKVVAECTLKESAAINQILGRRWHSLSREEQAKYYELARKERQLHSQLYPTWSARDNYGKKKKRKREKQPQQQIQDTESSLASKSKKPCVQYLPIEKPCDSPASSHGSMLDSPATPSTALASPAAPAATHSEQAQPLSLTTKPEARAQLSLHSAAFLSSKAAVSSSSLSSPSPLLSRPIPFATVTHTALLTSPPSFPAALPSPQAALAVLQAQPLSLVTKPAD; from the exons ATGAAGTGGCCGCTTCTTGATGTTCCGGCTGGTGCTACGCTGAAAGACAGCAGATCTCCATCGCCCGCACACTTA TCGAACAAAGTACCCGTGGTGCAGCACGCACATCACATGCACCCGCTGACCCCACTCATCACGTACAGCAGCGACCACTTCTCCCCAGGCTCGCCTCCTTCCCACCTCTCGCCAGAGATCGACCCAAAGACGG GAATTCCACGACCACCTCACCCTTCAGAACTGTCTCCTTATTACCCGCTGTCTCCTGGCGCTGTTGGCCAAATCCCTCATGCACTGGGCTGGCTGGTACCACA GCAAGGACAGCCAGTGTACTCCATTCCTCCTGGGGGATTCAGACACCCATACCCTGCCCTAGCTATGAATGCCTCAATGTCCAG TCTGATGTCCAGTCGGTTTTCCCCCCACATGGTCCCGCCTCCCGCGCATGGCCTCCACCCTTCGGGAATCCCACACCCCACTATTGTCTCGCCCATCGTCAAACAGGAGCCCACGCAGGCCAGCATGAGCCCCGGAGGGAATCT AGCGCTAGGTGTCTGGCGGGCATTACAAAGAGACACAACTGCACGCCGTGCAGCAAGGGGAAGCTCTTCTGCAGCGTGGCAACAGTGGGCGCTGCAGGTGTTGACTGGCCCGTGTGATGGTTCCAGGAAATCCCCCGGCAGTgtgaagaaggaggaggagaaaaagccCCACATAAAGAAGCCGCTCAATGCGTTCATGTTGTACATGAAGGAGATGAGGGCCAAGGTGGTGGCGGAGTGTACGCTGAAGGAGAGCGCGGCCATCAACCAGATCCTGGGACGAAGG TGGCATTCGTTGTCACGTGAGGAACAAGCCAAGTACTACGAGCTAGCCCGGAAGGAGCGACAGCTTCATTCACAGCTCTATCCCACTTGGTCTGCGCGGGATAACTAC gggaaaaagaagaagagaaagcgAGAGAAACAGCCCCAGCAGCAGATCCAGGACACAGAGA GCTCTCTGGCCTCCAAGAGTAAAAAGCCATGTGTGCAGTACCTGCCCATTGAGAAACCCTGCGATAGTCCTGCTTCCTCCCATGGCAGCATGTTGGATTCGCCTGCCACCCCATCAACAGCCTTGGCATCGCCCGCTGCCCCAGCTGCCACCCACTCTGAACAAGCTCAGCCCCTCTCGCTCACCACCAAACCGGAAGCCAGGGCCCAGCTGTCTCTCCATTCAGCTGCTTTTCTGTCCAGTAAGGCTGCcgtctcctcctccagccttagCAGTCCGTCGCCTCTTCTCTCCAGACCCATTCCGTTTGCCACAGTGACCCACACGGCTCTCTTGACCTCGCCGCCTTCCTTCCCGGCTGCCCTTCCTTCCCCGCAGGCtgccctggcagtgctgcagGCCCAGCCGCTCTCCCTGGTCACCAAGCCAGCTGACTAA
- the TCF7L1 gene encoding transcription factor 7-like 1 isoform X4: protein MWTVGGLRSTSIIRHQEEGPLYLQMKWPLLDVPAGATLKDSRSPSPAHLSNKVPVVQHAHHMHPLTPLITYSSDHFSPGSPPSHLSPEIDPKTGIPRPPHPSELSPYYPLSPGAVGQIPHALGWLVPQQGQPVYSIPPGGFRHPYPALAMNASMSSLMSSRFSPHMVPPPAHGLHPSGIPHPTIVSPIVKQEPTQASMSPGGNLALGVWRALQRDTTARRAARGSSSAAWQQWALQVLTGPCDGSRKSPGSVKKEEEKKPHIKKPLNAFMLYMKEMRAKVVAECTLKESAAINQILGRRWHSLSREEQAKYYELARKERQLHSQLYPTWSARDNYGKKKKRKREKQPQQQIQDTESSLASKSKKPCVQYLPIEKPCDSPASSHGSMLDSPATPSTALASPAAPAATHSEQAQPLSLTTKPEARAQLSLHSAAFLSSKAAVSSSSLSSPSPLLSRPIPFATVTHTALLTSPPSFPAALPSPQAALAVLQAQPLSLVTKPAD from the exons TACCTGCAGATGAAGTGGCCGCTTCTTGATGTTCCGGCTGGTGCTACGCTGAAAGACAGCAGATCTCCATCGCCCGCACACTTA TCGAACAAAGTACCCGTGGTGCAGCACGCACATCACATGCACCCGCTGACCCCACTCATCACGTACAGCAGCGACCACTTCTCCCCAGGCTCGCCTCCTTCCCACCTCTCGCCAGAGATCGACCCAAAGACGG GAATTCCACGACCACCTCACCCTTCAGAACTGTCTCCTTATTACCCGCTGTCTCCTGGCGCTGTTGGCCAAATCCCTCATGCACTGGGCTGGCTGGTACCACA GCAAGGACAGCCAGTGTACTCCATTCCTCCTGGGGGATTCAGACACCCATACCCTGCCCTAGCTATGAATGCCTCAATGTCCAG TCTGATGTCCAGTCGGTTTTCCCCCCACATGGTCCCGCCTCCCGCGCATGGCCTCCACCCTTCGGGAATCCCACACCCCACTATTGTCTCGCCCATCGTCAAACAGGAGCCCACGCAGGCCAGCATGAGCCCCGGAGGGAATCT AGCGCTAGGTGTCTGGCGGGCATTACAAAGAGACACAACTGCACGCCGTGCAGCAAGGGGAAGCTCTTCTGCAGCGTGGCAACAGTGGGCGCTGCAGGTGTTGACTGGCCCGTGTGATGGTTCCAGGAAATCCCCCGGCAGTgtgaagaaggaggaggagaaaaagccCCACATAAAGAAGCCGCTCAATGCGTTCATGTTGTACATGAAGGAGATGAGGGCCAAGGTGGTGGCGGAGTGTACGCTGAAGGAGAGCGCGGCCATCAACCAGATCCTGGGACGAAGG TGGCATTCGTTGTCACGTGAGGAACAAGCCAAGTACTACGAGCTAGCCCGGAAGGAGCGACAGCTTCATTCACAGCTCTATCCCACTTGGTCTGCGCGGGATAACTAC gggaaaaagaagaagagaaagcgAGAGAAACAGCCCCAGCAGCAGATCCAGGACACAGAGA GCTCTCTGGCCTCCAAGAGTAAAAAGCCATGTGTGCAGTACCTGCCCATTGAGAAACCCTGCGATAGTCCTGCTTCCTCCCATGGCAGCATGTTGGATTCGCCTGCCACCCCATCAACAGCCTTGGCATCGCCCGCTGCCCCAGCTGCCACCCACTCTGAACAAGCTCAGCCCCTCTCGCTCACCACCAAACCGGAAGCCAGGGCCCAGCTGTCTCTCCATTCAGCTGCTTTTCTGTCCAGTAAGGCTGCcgtctcctcctccagccttagCAGTCCGTCGCCTCTTCTCTCCAGACCCATTCCGTTTGCCACAGTGACCCACACGGCTCTCTTGACCTCGCCGCCTTCCTTCCCGGCTGCCCTTCCTTCCCCGCAGGCtgccctggcagtgctgcagGCCCAGCCGCTCTCCCTGGTCACCAAGCCAGCTGACTAA
- the TCF7L1 gene encoding transcription factor 7-like 1 isoform X5 has product MREGQPLTYRSEDPTYLQMKWPLLDVPAGATLKDSRSPSPAHLSNKVPVVQHAHHMHPLTPLITYSSDHFSPGSPPSHLSPEIDPKTGIPRPPHPSELSPYYPLSPGAVGQIPHALGWLVPQQGQPVYSIPPGGFRHPYPALAMNASMSSLMSSRFSPHMVPPPAHGLHPSGIPHPTIVSPIVKQEPTQASMSPGGNLALGVWRALQRDTTARRAARGSSSAAWQQWALQVLTGPCDGSRKSPGSVKKEEEKKPHIKKPLNAFMLYMKEMRAKVVAECTLKESAAINQILGRRWHSLSREEQAKYYELARKERQLHSQLYPTWSARDNYGKKKKRKREKQPQQQIQDTESSLASKSKKPCVQYLPIEKPCDSPASSHGSMLDSPATPSTALASPAAPAATHSEQAQPLSLTTKPEARAQLSLHSAAFLSSKAAVSSSSLSSPSPLLSRPIPFATVTHTALLTSPPSFPAALPSPQAALAVLQAQPLSLVTKPAD; this is encoded by the exons TACCTGCAGATGAAGTGGCCGCTTCTTGATGTTCCGGCTGGTGCTACGCTGAAAGACAGCAGATCTCCATCGCCCGCACACTTA TCGAACAAAGTACCCGTGGTGCAGCACGCACATCACATGCACCCGCTGACCCCACTCATCACGTACAGCAGCGACCACTTCTCCCCAGGCTCGCCTCCTTCCCACCTCTCGCCAGAGATCGACCCAAAGACGG GAATTCCACGACCACCTCACCCTTCAGAACTGTCTCCTTATTACCCGCTGTCTCCTGGCGCTGTTGGCCAAATCCCTCATGCACTGGGCTGGCTGGTACCACA GCAAGGACAGCCAGTGTACTCCATTCCTCCTGGGGGATTCAGACACCCATACCCTGCCCTAGCTATGAATGCCTCAATGTCCAG TCTGATGTCCAGTCGGTTTTCCCCCCACATGGTCCCGCCTCCCGCGCATGGCCTCCACCCTTCGGGAATCCCACACCCCACTATTGTCTCGCCCATCGTCAAACAGGAGCCCACGCAGGCCAGCATGAGCCCCGGAGGGAATCT AGCGCTAGGTGTCTGGCGGGCATTACAAAGAGACACAACTGCACGCCGTGCAGCAAGGGGAAGCTCTTCTGCAGCGTGGCAACAGTGGGCGCTGCAGGTGTTGACTGGCCCGTGTGATGGTTCCAGGAAATCCCCCGGCAGTgtgaagaaggaggaggagaaaaagccCCACATAAAGAAGCCGCTCAATGCGTTCATGTTGTACATGAAGGAGATGAGGGCCAAGGTGGTGGCGGAGTGTACGCTGAAGGAGAGCGCGGCCATCAACCAGATCCTGGGACGAAGG TGGCATTCGTTGTCACGTGAGGAACAAGCCAAGTACTACGAGCTAGCCCGGAAGGAGCGACAGCTTCATTCACAGCTCTATCCCACTTGGTCTGCGCGGGATAACTAC gggaaaaagaagaagagaaagcgAGAGAAACAGCCCCAGCAGCAGATCCAGGACACAGAGA GCTCTCTGGCCTCCAAGAGTAAAAAGCCATGTGTGCAGTACCTGCCCATTGAGAAACCCTGCGATAGTCCTGCTTCCTCCCATGGCAGCATGTTGGATTCGCCTGCCACCCCATCAACAGCCTTGGCATCGCCCGCTGCCCCAGCTGCCACCCACTCTGAACAAGCTCAGCCCCTCTCGCTCACCACCAAACCGGAAGCCAGGGCCCAGCTGTCTCTCCATTCAGCTGCTTTTCTGTCCAGTAAGGCTGCcgtctcctcctccagccttagCAGTCCGTCGCCTCTTCTCTCCAGACCCATTCCGTTTGCCACAGTGACCCACACGGCTCTCTTGACCTCGCCGCCTTCCTTCCCGGCTGCCCTTCCTTCCCCGCAGGCtgccctggcagtgctgcagGCCCAGCCGCTCTCCCTGGTCACCAAGCCAGCTGACTAA